AGCCCGACCGGCTCAGCGCACGGCAACTGTTACACACGGCGACGACCTCGGCCGTGATGTTGAACGGCAGTGCCGAAGGCGATGCCGCTGACCAGATCACGACGATGATCGCCCGAGTGGGCGGCCTCGGTTGCGTTCTGATCGGCTACACCGAGCATCCCGAGATCACATCCGGGATCAGCGTCTCGGATATCCGCACCGCCCGGCGCGCGATCAGGGTGGCCCAGGACTTCGCACTGCCCGTGGTGACGATCATCGACACCTCGGGGGCGCAACTGAGCGCGGACGCCGAAGAGCACGGGATCGCCGGTCAGATCGCTCGGTGCATGACCGAACTGGTCACCCTCACCACAGCGACGGTCTCGGTCCTGCTCGGCCGCGGCACCGGCGGCGCCGCACTCGCGTTGCTACCCGCCGACCGTGTGATCGCCACCGAATACGCGTGGCTGAGCCCCCTGGCTCCGGAAGGAGCGAGCATGCTCGTCCACCACGATCTCGACCACGCTCCTCAGGCGGCAGCCGAACTCGGCATCGATTCGTCGGTGCTGGCAGAGCACGGAATAGTCGACATCATCGTCGGCGCAGGCCACGGTTCGACCGAGTCCCTGTCAGCGGCGCTGCGCGCGGCGATCGAAAGCCAACTGCACGAGTTGCACCGCCAGACCGCCACCGATCGCTACACCGAGCGGCGACGGCGCTACCGCATGCTCGGCCTGCGCCCCACCCCATCCCTCTCCTCTCCGCAGAACAGGAGCTGACACGATGCCCGCAATGTACGAGGCTCCACAGACCGCGACCACCATGCTGGTCACCGCCATGGGCTTGATCGACACCTTCGACCCCACCCAGCGCGGGGCAGCGATCATCGAGGACTTCAACGATCCTCGGCGTCTCGAGTGGGACATCATCCCGCGACCCGACCGCACCGGCGTACCGCTGCACATGCTCGATCGCCACCAGCGCGTACTGGTGTGGGATCTGATCCGGCAGGCACTGCCGCAGCGCACCTTCACCAAGGTCCTGGCCATCCCGCAGCTCGAACATGTTCTGCGCGACTACGAACACGACTTCCTCGGCCCGGCACTGCAAACCTGGCGCTCCTCGGAGTCCTACTATCTGACCTTCTTCGGCCACCCCGGTTTCGAGGACACCTGGACGCTGAGATTCCTGGGCCACCACGTCTGCCTCAACATCACAGTCGTCGAACAACGTTGGATCTCGGCGACCCCATGCGCGCTGGGCCAGCAACCCACCGAATACAGCGGAGTACTGCACCCCCTCGCAGACGACGAAGGACTCGGCTTCGAACTCCTGGCCACCCTCGACGACGACCAGCGAAACCGAGCGGTCATCCACGCCATAGCTCCCGCGGACTTCGTCACCCGCCAGGTGCCCAAAATCGGCGCCTACGAATACCCCGACCGCTACGACCTCGGCATGCCCGACTACGTCATCACCGACCCCGACCGTGCCGCACTGAAATTCGTCAAGGATCACCCATCCGGCATCGCCGGAACCGACCTGGACGAATCCCAACAACACATCCTGTGGCGACTGGTCGACTGCTACCTGGAACGGCTCCCGAACGAGACCGCAGAACAACAACGAAAACTGTTGCGCGACCACGGCATCGGCGAGGTCCACTTCGCATGGGCCGGTGAGCAGACCCGCGGTCGACCGCACTACTTCCGCGTACAGACCCGCCACCACCTGATCGAAGCGGTGAACTCCGTCGCCGGCGGCAACCACCTGCACACCGTCCTGCGCGACTTCGACAACGACCTCGCCGCAGGCATCCTCGACGGCCACGCCGATGCCGATTCGCAGTGGGGCACAGCGCATCTTGCCAGCCGCACAGTGTCCAGTGCCGAACTCGACCCCGGATTGGGTTAGCCCGACACCGAATGGACCCCGCAGCACGAGCCACCCGTCACTGTCGTCGCCGGATCGCCTCCGGCCCAACCGTCAGGAACAGAAATGCCCCGACCACTGCTGACGTCGCTCTACCGCGACGACCGCACCGATCGCCCCATCGTGACGGTCGGTGAACAGTCGATGCACAAAGAAGATCTGCTCCTCGCGGGCGCCGCGGTGGCCGATCGGATCGCAGGCGCAAAGATCGTCGCGATCGACGCCACCGCCGGAATCGACACCGTCATCGCCGTGGTGGGCTGCCTGCTCGCGGGAGTCACCGCGGTACCGGTGCCCTCCGACTCCGGAATCGCCGAACGACGCCACATCCTCGCCGACTCCCGCGCCGAACTGTGGATCGGTCCCCGCCACGACGACCTCACCATCGTGTCCCTGACCGTGGACAGTAACGCCCGGTCCTCGGCCACCTACCCCGAACCCGACCCGAACCTACCGGCCTTGATCATCTACACCTCCGGAACCACCGGATCCCCGAAAGGTGTCGTTGTCTCGCGCCGTGCCATCGCCGCCTGCCTGGACTCGGTAGCGCAGGCATGGCAGTGGAACGCTGAAGACACGCTCGTACAAGGGCTTCCGCTGTTCCACATCCACGGACTGATCCTGGGCGTCCTCGGCGCACTGCGCATCGGTTCCCCGCTGG
The DNA window shown above is from Nocardia sp. NBC_01730 and carries:
- a CDS encoding DUF3500 domain-containing protein, with protein sequence MPAMYEAPQTATTMLVTAMGLIDTFDPTQRGAAIIEDFNDPRRLEWDIIPRPDRTGVPLHMLDRHQRVLVWDLIRQALPQRTFTKVLAIPQLEHVLRDYEHDFLGPALQTWRSSESYYLTFFGHPGFEDTWTLRFLGHHVCLNITVVEQRWISATPCALGQQPTEYSGVLHPLADDEGLGFELLATLDDDQRNRAVIHAIAPADFVTRQVPKIGAYEYPDRYDLGMPDYVITDPDRAALKFVKDHPSGIAGTDLDESQQHILWRLVDCYLERLPNETAEQQRKLLRDHGIGEVHFAWAGEQTRGRPHYFRVQTRHHLIEAVNSVAGGNHLHTVLRDFDNDLAAGILDGHADADSQWGTAHLASRTVSSAELDPGLG